Proteins from one Niallia circulans genomic window:
- a CDS encoding toxic anion resistance protein gives MTERDENLLNENQQNRSEEKANSHRLFPVLSDDEMIKAKALSDGLEWSSHHALIRFGHDAQKQLLSFSHNMIDHVQKKDVGEVSSIMKDLMARLDDINPDELSVKKQGFFARIFKRSQSSVQEILSKYQKTSAQIDRLSVRLTRSKNLLISDIHLLEQLYESNKQYFHDLNILIYAAETKLAQVKEHKLPEMRKLAVELQDEMKMQEAEDMEDFADRLEKRIYDLKISRQITIQTAPQIRLIQNTNQTVIEKIQSSVMTAIPLWRNQLSIALTLLRQKQSMETDRSIRNATGNILDKNTEMLKQHAEGSETQQQLLEIAELKDTHKRLLSAIEETIAVQLDGNQTRQKAETELTTVEQELKTALHSDK, from the coding sequence ATGACCGAAAGGGATGAAAATCTTTTAAACGAAAACCAACAAAATAGGTCTGAAGAAAAGGCGAATTCACATCGCCTTTTTCCTGTTTTGTCAGATGATGAGATGATCAAGGCAAAGGCACTATCAGACGGACTCGAATGGTCGAGTCATCATGCCCTCATTCGGTTCGGGCATGATGCTCAAAAGCAGCTTTTATCTTTTTCACATAATATGATTGACCATGTTCAAAAAAAGGATGTTGGAGAAGTGAGCAGCATCATGAAGGATTTGATGGCACGGCTTGACGATATAAATCCAGATGAATTATCTGTAAAAAAACAAGGATTTTTCGCTCGCATCTTCAAAAGGTCTCAAAGCTCAGTGCAGGAAATTCTCTCGAAATATCAAAAAACAAGTGCACAAATTGACAGGCTGAGTGTAAGACTAACAAGAAGTAAAAACCTGCTAATCTCTGATATTCATTTGCTTGAGCAGTTATATGAAAGCAACAAGCAATATTTCCATGACCTAAATATTCTTATATACGCAGCAGAAACGAAACTTGCACAGGTTAAAGAGCATAAACTCCCTGAAATGAGGAAGCTTGCAGTAGAGCTGCAGGATGAAATGAAAATGCAGGAAGCAGAAGATATGGAGGACTTCGCAGACAGGCTGGAAAAAAGGATATATGACCTGAAAATCAGCAGACAAATAACGATTCAAACAGCGCCGCAAATCAGGCTTATTCAGAATACAAATCAAACTGTCATTGAGAAGATTCAGTCCTCGGTTATGACTGCTATACCTCTTTGGAGAAATCAACTGTCGATTGCATTAACATTATTGAGGCAGAAGCAATCAATGGAAACGGACAGAAGCATACGGAATGCTACAGGAAATATACTCGACAAAAATACAGAAATGCTAAAGCAACATGCTGAGGGAAGCGAGACACAGCAGCAATTGCTTGAAATTGCAGAGCTGAAGGACACACATAAAAGACTGCTGTCTGCTATTGAAGAGACAATTGCCGTTCAATTAGATGGTAATCAGACAAGACAGAAGGCAGAAACTGAACTAACTACGGTTGAACAGGAATTGAAAACTGCATTACACTCAGATAAATAA
- a CDS encoding 5-bromo-4-chloroindolyl phosphate hydrolysis family protein: MNSFLLFLIRTGVSLPTGVITWFVCMFAFNQDFFMSVVYAVAIGTAAYFITDGVASHRFLKKHAMTRKEYKFIQKQLKEANVKIMRLNKAMFQIRHFPSIKKRIDFIRVTKKIYRLTKQEPKRFYKAEKFYYAHLDSAVEIAEKYALLSAQPKKNYDLQETLSETRITLEKLSFTLEEDLHEILSDDIDDLHFEMDVVRHTIDQKKLDNKPIDESRRLK, translated from the coding sequence TTGAACTCATTTTTGCTATTTCTCATCCGAACGGGTGTCTCCCTGCCAACTGGAGTTATTACTTGGTTTGTATGTATGTTTGCCTTTAATCAAGACTTTTTCATGTCGGTTGTTTATGCAGTGGCTATCGGAACAGCAGCATATTTCATCACAGATGGAGTGGCATCCCACAGGTTTTTGAAGAAGCATGCCATGACGAGGAAGGAATATAAATTCATTCAGAAGCAGCTAAAAGAAGCAAACGTCAAAATAATGCGGTTGAACAAAGCAATGTTTCAAATCCGCCACTTTCCATCAATAAAGAAAAGAATTGATTTTATAAGAGTTACAAAAAAAATCTATCGTTTGACGAAGCAGGAACCGAAAAGATTCTATAAAGCCGAAAAGTTTTATTATGCCCATTTGGATTCAGCGGTCGAAATAGCGGAAAAATATGCTTTGCTGTCTGCACAGCCAAAGAAAAATTATGATTTGCAGGAAACGCTGTCTGAAACGAGAATTACATTAGAGAAGCTTTCTTTCACACTGGAGGAGGATCTTCATGAAATTCTTTCAGATGACATTGATGACTTGCATTTTGAAATGGATGTCGTGCGTCACACTATCGACCAGAAAAAACTAGACAATAAGCCAATTGATGAAAGCAGGAGGTTAAAATGA
- a CDS encoding OFA family MFS transporter, with translation MKNRTENRLLIVIGTIIVQMGLGTIYTWSLFNQPLVDAFGWNLSSVAITFSITSFALAFATLFAGKLQDKWGIRRLVAAAGVLLGAGLMLSSQASSLGMLYVLAGVVVGFADGTAYITTLSNLIKWFPEKKGLISGISVGAYGTGSLLFKYINGYFISSFGVTSTFLFWGIIVLIMVVGGSFLLREAKVASSATTANGVQKDYTVKEMLKTKQAYLLFVIFFTACMSGLYLIGIVKDIGVSLAGLNAATAANAVALVAIFNTTGRIVLGALSDKVGRLKVVSGALFATAIAVATLSFIPLNFPIFFACVATIAFCFGGNITVFPTIVADFFGLKNQSKNYGVIYQGFGIGALAGSFIAAILGGFIPTFIILTILCIISLVIAVTIKPPFQGKKEQKSNQKLPNMQPHTRTGL, from the coding sequence ATGAAAAACCGCACAGAAAACCGGCTATTAATAGTAATCGGTACTATCATTGTTCAAATGGGTCTTGGTACAATTTATACATGGAGCTTGTTCAATCAGCCGCTTGTTGATGCATTTGGCTGGAACTTAAGCTCTGTAGCCATAACCTTCTCCATCACTAGCTTCGCATTGGCATTTGCCACATTGTTTGCAGGTAAGCTTCAAGATAAGTGGGGGATTCGCCGCTTAGTCGCAGCAGCAGGTGTCTTGCTTGGTGCAGGATTGATGCTGAGCTCTCAAGCATCATCACTTGGAATGCTTTATGTTCTCGCCGGAGTGGTAGTCGGCTTTGCAGATGGTACAGCATATATTACGACATTATCAAACTTAATTAAATGGTTTCCAGAGAAAAAAGGTCTTATTTCAGGTATTTCAGTAGGAGCATATGGTACAGGAAGTCTTTTATTTAAATATATTAACGGATATTTCATTAGCTCATTTGGGGTAACTTCTACCTTCTTATTCTGGGGAATCATCGTGCTGATTATGGTAGTCGGCGGTTCATTCCTTTTGAGAGAAGCGAAGGTCGCTTCAAGTGCAACTACAGCAAATGGAGTCCAAAAGGATTATACAGTAAAGGAAATGCTGAAAACAAAGCAAGCATATCTATTATTCGTTATCTTCTTTACAGCATGTATGAGTGGTCTTTACTTGATTGGTATCGTAAAGGATATCGGTGTTAGCCTTGCAGGACTTAATGCTGCAACAGCAGCAAATGCAGTCGCATTAGTCGCGATATTTAACACAACTGGCCGTATCGTTCTTGGCGCATTGTCTGATAAGGTCGGCAGATTGAAAGTTGTTTCAGGCGCGTTGTTCGCAACTGCCATTGCTGTTGCAACATTAAGCTTTATTCCATTGAACTTCCCAATCTTCTTCGCCTGTGTCGCAACGATAGCCTTCTGTTTTGGCGGAAACATCACTGTTTTCCCAACAATCGTCGCAGACTTTTTCGGATTGAAGAACCAAAGTAAAAACTATGGTGTCATTTACCAGGGCTTTGGTATAGGAGCACTTGCAGGATCGTTTATCGCAGCAATATTAGGAGGATTTATTCCAACATTTATTATTCTAACAATTCTTTGCATCATCTCCTTGGTAATTGCGGTAACAATTAAACCACCATTCCAAGGGAAAAAAGAGCAAAAGTCAAACCAAAAGCTGCCTAATATGCAGCCACATACAAGAACTGGTTTGTAA
- a CDS encoding LytR/AlgR family response regulator transcription factor — MRAIIVEDEIPAKEELEYLIETHSGIEIVGTFEDGLDVFKFLQEEEVDAIFLDINIPSLDGMLLAGNISKFAKKPFIIFTTAYKEHAAQAFELEAFDYILKPYDEKRIAAMLKKLEAAFKKDRSNEGEKEPVIEQGTSRRINLRKNENIIVTDVNDIYYASASEKVTIVFTKTDEFMMPMSISEFHAKLPEELFFKCHRSYTVNLTKIHEIVPWFNHTYILRLKDIKGEVPVSRSKIKEFRQIMQL; from the coding sequence ATGAGAGCGATTATAGTAGAAGATGAAATTCCAGCAAAGGAAGAACTGGAATATCTAATCGAAACACATAGTGGAATTGAAATTGTCGGGACATTCGAGGATGGGCTGGACGTATTTAAGTTTTTGCAGGAGGAGGAAGTGGATGCGATCTTTCTGGATATTAATATCCCTTCCCTAGATGGGATGCTACTAGCAGGCAATATTAGCAAATTTGCCAAGAAACCGTTTATTATTTTCACCACTGCCTATAAGGAGCATGCCGCCCAAGCATTTGAACTTGAGGCATTTGATTATATTTTAAAGCCGTATGATGAAAAGCGAATTGCAGCGATGCTGAAAAAGCTCGAAGCTGCCTTTAAGAAGGACCGTAGTAATGAAGGAGAAAAGGAGCCTGTCATAGAGCAAGGTACGAGCAGGAGAATCAACCTTCGTAAAAATGAAAATATCATTGTAACAGACGTTAATGATATTTACTACGCGTCTGCAAGTGAAAAGGTGACAATCGTTTTTACGAAAACAGACGAATTTATGATGCCGATGAGCATATCAGAGTTTCATGCAAAGCTACCAGAGGAGCTTTTCTTCAAGTGTCATCGTTCTTATACGGTGAATCTAACAAAAATCCATGAAATTGTTCCTTGGTTCAACCATACTTACATCTTAAGATTAAAGGATATTAAAGGAGAGGTTCCGGTAAGCAGAAGCAAAATAAAAGAATTCCGACAAATTATGCAACTATAA
- a CDS encoding sensor histidine kinase — protein sequence MYASMEIQMLIQLIERAALLLISLFFLSRVPKFKETLQKENHSPTELTLITIIFCAFALFGTYSGIEVEGSIVNIRIIAVMSGGILFGPWVGIITGIVSGVHRYLIDIGGVTSIPCLITSILAGIVAGIIYFRVKKQNRWVYGIAAGMICEVLTMALILVMAEPFSLGLDIVSKIALPMILGQVSIGFIVLMIASVEGEKERIAAKQAQLALGIANKTLPYFRSINSESLHKICRIIQKEIKADAVAITDTRDVLAYVGFGEEKYKNGHEIISGLTKDTIKSGKITIRNNIADHHTPQIHCLLIIPLEERGVVTGTLKIYYRKAYTITHTLQTMAIGLAQIISTLMEVSRVEQIKEAANKAELKALQTKINPHFLFNALNAIASTTRRNPEKARELIISLSGYMRYNLEVEDELIDIHLALQQVHDYIDIEKARFGSKLQVEYDIDDVQIKVPSLLIQPLVENAVVHGILKRKAPGLITISVKDLNSSIRVSVEDTGEGIKAEIIDQLYRGEMSSRHIGLANVHERVKLIYGTGLVIERLNPGTKVYFDITKEKR from the coding sequence ATGTACGCGTCAATGGAAATCCAAATGCTCATTCAATTAATTGAAAGGGCAGCATTGCTGCTTATTTCATTGTTTTTTCTATCAAGGGTGCCAAAATTTAAGGAGACGCTACAAAAGGAAAATCATTCTCCAACAGAATTGACACTGATAACCATTATATTTTGTGCTTTCGCATTGTTTGGTACCTATTCCGGTATTGAAGTGGAAGGCTCCATTGTTAATATCCGCATCATCGCGGTTATGTCCGGAGGGATTTTGTTTGGTCCTTGGGTCGGCATCATTACAGGAATTGTTTCAGGGGTTCATCGGTATTTAATTGATATAGGCGGCGTCACGTCTATACCTTGTTTAATTACGAGTATATTGGCAGGTATCGTTGCCGGCATAATTTATTTTCGTGTAAAGAAACAAAACAGGTGGGTATACGGAATAGCTGCCGGAATGATTTGTGAAGTGCTGACGATGGCGCTGATACTTGTGATGGCAGAACCCTTCTCATTAGGTTTGGACATTGTTTCCAAAATTGCGTTACCGATGATATTAGGACAAGTCAGCATTGGATTCATCGTGTTAATGATTGCAAGTGTCGAAGGCGAAAAGGAAAGAATTGCTGCAAAGCAGGCACAACTTGCATTAGGTATTGCCAACAAAACTCTGCCTTACTTCCGGTCTATTAACAGCGAATCACTCCACAAGATTTGCAGAATAATACAAAAGGAAATTAAAGCAGATGCTGTTGCCATTACAGATACAAGGGATGTTCTTGCATATGTTGGCTTCGGTGAAGAAAAGTATAAGAACGGTCATGAAATTATCAGTGGTTTAACAAAGGATACGATAAAAAGTGGCAAGATAACAATACGCAATAATATTGCAGACCATCATACACCGCAAATTCATTGTTTGCTCATTATTCCTTTAGAGGAAAGAGGTGTTGTGACTGGGACATTAAAGATTTACTATCGGAAGGCATATACTATTACACATACGCTTCAAACGATGGCGATTGGACTTGCTCAAATCATTTCGACATTAATGGAGGTTTCTCGAGTAGAACAAATTAAAGAAGCTGCGAATAAAGCCGAATTGAAGGCGTTGCAAACAAAAATCAATCCTCATTTCCTTTTCAATGCATTAAATGCCATTGCATCAACAACAAGACGAAATCCGGAAAAAGCCAGAGAATTAATCATCAGTCTGTCCGGCTATATGCGATATAACCTCGAGGTTGAAGATGAATTAATTGATATCCATCTAGCATTACAGCAGGTACATGATTATATTGATATTGAAAAGGCGAGATTTGGAAGCAAGCTGCAAGTTGAATATGATATTGACGATGTTCAAATTAAGGTGCCAAGTCTTCTCATCCAGCCATTAGTTGAAAATGCAGTTGTTCATGGCATTCTGAAAAGGAAAGCTCCTGGTCTTATCACTATTTCTGTCAAGGATCTTAATAGCAGTATAAGGGTCAGTGTTGAAGATACAGGGGAGGGCATTAAGGCAGAAATCATCGATCAGCTATATCGTGGTGAAATGTCATCAAGACATATAGGTTTGGCAAATGTCCATGAAAGAGTGAAGCTGATTTATGGAACAGGACTTGTTATTGAAAGATTAAATCCAGGCACAAAAGTATATTTTGACATTACAAAGGAGAAACGATGA
- the opp4C gene encoding oligopeptide ABC transporter permease, giving the protein MQLNQQTVETEPNLPIKVEDKKSKTPGQIALGRFMKNKLAVLGVIVLTIIILAVIFAPLLTDQNPTKSNLMMVEHGPSADHPLGNDGSGRDNLARLLYGGRISLIVGFSAMVCTLVIGVLLGSIAGYYGGLVDATIMRIADIIMMLPFIVIALTVVSIMPKVSIGSFVAIIAITSWPNLTRIIRGTYLSLREQEFVHGAKAIGASDFRIIFKHFIPNAIGPIVVNATLMMATYIIIESAMSFIGFGIPQPTPTWGNMISEAQSIRILRNSPEAWVPPGLCIFVTVLCINFIGDGLRDALDPKSNKR; this is encoded by the coding sequence ATGCAACTGAATCAACAAACGGTTGAAACAGAACCAAATCTACCTATTAAAGTAGAAGATAAAAAGAGTAAAACTCCTGGCCAAATTGCGCTAGGACGGTTTATGAAAAATAAATTGGCTGTTCTTGGTGTTATTGTATTAACGATTATCATTTTAGCAGTGATCTTCGCACCACTTTTAACAGACCAAAATCCGACCAAATCAAATTTGATGATGGTTGAGCATGGACCAAGCGCAGACCATCCGCTTGGAAATGATGGTTCAGGAAGAGACAATCTTGCACGATTACTGTATGGCGGCAGAATCTCGCTTATCGTCGGTTTCTCTGCAATGGTTTGTACATTGGTTATCGGTGTGCTGTTAGGATCTATTGCAGGTTATTATGGCGGCCTTGTTGATGCAACTATCATGCGTATCGCAGATATTATCATGATGCTTCCATTTATCGTTATTGCTTTGACAGTAGTTTCTATTATGCCAAAGGTGTCAATCGGCAGCTTCGTCGCCATTATAGCGATAACCTCGTGGCCGAACTTGACGAGGATTATAAGGGGAACCTATTTGTCCTTAAGGGAACAGGAATTTGTGCATGGAGCAAAGGCAATCGGAGCAAGTGATTTCCGAATCATCTTTAAGCATTTTATTCCGAATGCAATTGGACCAATTGTCGTTAACGCTACATTGATGATGGCAACCTATATTATCATTGAATCTGCAATGAGCTTCATCGGTTTTGGAATACCGCAGCCAACACCGACATGGGGTAACATGATTTCTGAAGCACAAAGCATTCGTATTTTAAGAAACAGCCCAGAGGCGTGGGTACCGCCAGGATTATGTATCTTTGTAACCGTGTTGTGCATTAACTTTATCGGAGACGGTTTGCGTGATGCTCTTGATCCGAAAAGCAATAAGCGCTAA
- a CDS encoding ABC transporter permease: MYKYIIRRVLVFIPMLFALTVIVFGLMQAAPGDPFTGKLDPNVDPEVYEQQKEALGLNDPIYVQYFRWLGNIVQGDFGESIVYKGREVTDLLESRVSNTLTLGTFSLIITILFSIPIGIYSARKPYSVLDYSVTTFSFFGLAIPSFFFGLVAIYFFAIQLGWFPSQGTVSSPNLQGAELFWDKLHHLILPGLTLGLGGMATYTRYMRSEVLDVLSGDYIRTARAKGMTENTVLYKHTLRNALIPIVTLLGFEIGALLGGAIITEGVYQYPGLGTLFINSISSKDYPVIMVITLMIGFFTLLGNLLADIGYSLVDPRIRYE, translated from the coding sequence ATGTATAAGTATATTATTCGTCGTGTATTAGTGTTCATTCCAATGCTATTTGCATTGACGGTTATCGTATTTGGCTTAATGCAGGCGGCTCCTGGCGATCCCTTTACTGGAAAGCTTGATCCGAATGTAGACCCAGAAGTATACGAACAGCAAAAAGAAGCTTTAGGGCTTAATGATCCAATTTATGTACAATATTTCCGCTGGTTAGGAAATATCGTTCAGGGGGACTTTGGTGAATCAATCGTATATAAGGGGCGTGAAGTGACAGACCTGCTCGAATCGAGAGTCAGCAATACACTCACATTAGGAACCTTTTCTTTAATTATTACGATTTTATTTTCGATTCCAATCGGAATTTACTCAGCAAGAAAACCATATTCTGTGCTTGATTATTCTGTAACAACCTTTAGCTTCTTTGGACTGGCAATTCCGAGCTTCTTCTTTGGTTTGGTGGCAATTTATTTCTTCGCGATCCAGCTCGGCTGGTTTCCGTCGCAAGGTACGGTTTCAAGTCCGAATCTGCAAGGAGCCGAGCTCTTCTGGGATAAGCTTCACCATTTAATTTTGCCAGGGCTAACTCTGGGATTAGGTGGAATGGCTACATATACACGGTATATGCGTTCAGAAGTCCTTGATGTTCTGTCTGGTGATTATATTCGTACAGCAAGAGCAAAAGGGATGACCGAAAATACTGTATTGTACAAGCATACATTGAGAAATGCCTTGATTCCAATCGTAACATTGCTAGGTTTTGAAATCGGCGCCCTGTTGGGTGGAGCGATTATTACTGAGGGTGTATATCAATATCCTGGACTCGGGACATTGTTCATTAACTCTATTTCCAGCAAGGATTACCCTGTTATCATGGTCATTACTTTAATGATTGGTTTCTTTACATTATTGGGAAATCTGCTGGCAGATATCGGCTACAGCCTTGTTGACCCTAGAATTCGATATGAGTGA
- a CDS encoding peptide-binding protein gives MKKKNWLLVLCLTLVLGSILAACSNSSDDTNSEPGEAVEGGTVTGAMDTAPAGLFNPIFYADAYENNILSLTHEGLLGQDENLDFIPKLAKEWEFNEDQTEVTFHLEENVKWQDGEPFTANDVVFTYKSIASPGYVEAGGIRTQYVERLLGYEDFSTGKTDEFEGVVAVDDNTVTFKYANPNVLALSDSSFPIIPEHIFKDIAIADMPKAAATTKDVIGTGPFKLTNVVEGEQYVLEKNEDYWQGAPKLDSVVWKVVDQSVILGMLESGEVDFVADPTGIQAADYESVAANDNVEIVEQADFGYQVMGMMVNHRDQGDTSLDPSKWTENKKLSNQKVRQAIAYAVDREAIINGLLYGKGVVQNSPIATQFWAYDDTNPNQYKFDAEKAKSLLDEAGYKDTNGDGFREDPDGNEWVLNLNYPLGNQIREKSAPIIQEYLEAVGIKIDLRQPKQAAAYFEDLEKNAQDWDLYLLGWSLDSTDPDPSGLWSSKAAYNYSRWNNPEAEQLLVDAFTPPDAFEQDYRKEKYSEWQVKFSEDLPALILYAQNSLWAYNKRLQGVDVLPYSFLNNTHLWSVTE, from the coding sequence TTGAAAAAGAAAAATTGGTTACTTGTATTATGCTTGACGTTAGTGCTCGGCAGTATTTTGGCTGCGTGCAGCAACAGTAGTGATGACACGAACTCAGAGCCTGGAGAAGCAGTTGAGGGCGGCACTGTAACTGGTGCAATGGATACAGCACCTGCTGGATTATTTAACCCGATTTTTTATGCTGATGCATATGAGAACAATATCTTATCTTTAACACATGAAGGTTTATTAGGACAAGATGAAAACCTTGATTTCATTCCGAAATTAGCAAAAGAATGGGAATTTAACGAAGACCAAACAGAAGTTACATTCCACTTAGAAGAAAACGTGAAATGGCAAGATGGAGAGCCGTTCACTGCAAACGATGTCGTATTTACATACAAATCGATTGCAAGCCCTGGCTACGTTGAGGCTGGTGGTATTCGTACACAATATGTTGAAAGACTATTAGGCTATGAAGACTTCTCAACAGGCAAAACAGATGAATTCGAAGGTGTTGTTGCAGTTGATGACAATACTGTAACATTCAAATATGCAAATCCGAACGTGTTAGCACTTTCTGATTCGAGCTTCCCAATTATTCCTGAGCATATCTTTAAGGATATTGCGATCGCTGACATGCCTAAAGCTGCTGCTACAACAAAAGACGTTATTGGTACTGGTCCATTCAAATTGACTAATGTTGTAGAAGGTGAGCAATACGTTCTTGAGAAAAACGAAGACTACTGGCAAGGTGCTCCTAAGCTAGACAGCGTTGTTTGGAAGGTTGTAGACCAATCTGTCATCCTTGGTATGCTTGAAAGCGGCGAGGTAGATTTTGTTGCAGATCCAACTGGAATTCAAGCTGCGGATTATGAGTCAGTTGCAGCAAATGACAATGTTGAAATTGTTGAACAGGCAGACTTCGGTTACCAAGTAATGGGTATGATGGTTAACCATCGTGATCAAGGCGATACATCATTAGATCCATCTAAATGGACAGAAAACAAAAAGCTATCTAACCAAAAAGTTCGTCAGGCAATTGCGTATGCAGTTGATCGTGAAGCAATCATCAATGGCTTGCTTTATGGCAAAGGAGTAGTTCAGAACTCTCCGATTGCTACACAATTCTGGGCATATGATGATACAAACCCTAACCAATATAAGTTTGATGCAGAAAAAGCGAAATCATTGCTTGATGAAGCAGGCTATAAAGATACAAATGGCGATGGCTTCCGTGAAGATCCAGATGGAAATGAGTGGGTGTTGAACCTGAACTATCCATTAGGAAACCAAATTCGTGAAAAATCAGCACCAATCATTCAAGAATATCTTGAAGCTGTGGGCATCAAAATTGACTTGCGCCAGCCGAAACAAGCTGCTGCTTACTTTGAAGATTTAGAAAAGAACGCACAAGATTGGGATCTATACTTACTTGGCTGGAGCTTAGACAGCACAGATCCAGATCCGAGCGGCCTATGGTCTTCTAAAGCTGCTTACAACTATTCCCGTTGGAATAATCCAGAAGCAGAACAGCTTCTAGTGGACGCATTTACACCACCAGATGCATTTGAACAAGATTACCGAAAAGAGAAATACAGCGAATGGCAAGTGAAGTTCTCTGAAGATCTTCCAGCATTAATTCTATATGCTCAAAACAGCCTTTGGGCTTATAACAAACGTCTTCAAGGCGTTGATGTATTGCCATACTCATTCTTGAACAACACACATTTATGGAGTGTTACAGAATAA
- a CDS encoding ABC transporter ATP-binding protein, translating into MEQDLLKKTEEDYILQAKNIKKYFPIKGGVLKHTVGHVKAVDDISLNVIRGETLGLVGESGSGKSTLGRVILRLLDPTEGSIQFEEQDITTLNNRKMRPIRKDMQIVFQDPFASLNGKMSVQELIEEPLLVQTKLNRREREEKAISLLEKVGLRADARTKYPHEFSGGQRQRISIARALALNPKFIVCDEPVSALDVSIQAQVLNLMADLQEEFNLTYLFIAHDLSVVKHISDRVAVMYLGRIAELAPKQGLYETPLHPYTQALLSAVPTTDVTKKREKIILKGDLPSPSNPPSGCAFRTRCPKAHERCAIVRPDLTEVSEGHFVACHLYSKED; encoded by the coding sequence ATGGAGCAAGATTTATTGAAAAAGACCGAAGAAGATTACATTCTTCAAGCGAAAAACATTAAGAAATACTTCCCAATCAAGGGTGGCGTTTTAAAGCATACGGTGGGCCATGTCAAAGCAGTTGATGATATTTCCTTAAATGTCATCAGAGGAGAAACGCTTGGACTTGTTGGTGAATCTGGTTCAGGCAAATCTACGTTAGGACGAGTCATTTTGCGGCTGCTTGACCCGACAGAAGGCAGTATTCAGTTTGAAGAGCAAGACATCACTACATTAAATAACAGAAAGATGCGTCCAATCAGAAAAGATATGCAAATTGTCTTTCAGGACCCGTTCGCTTCATTAAACGGAAAAATGAGTGTACAAGAGCTTATCGAAGAACCGCTGCTTGTACAAACAAAGTTAAATCGACGAGAGCGGGAGGAAAAAGCAATCAGTCTGCTGGAAAAGGTTGGCCTCCGAGCAGATGCACGAACGAAATATCCTCATGAATTTTCTGGTGGTCAAAGGCAACGTATCAGCATTGCGAGAGCGCTTGCGCTAAATCCTAAATTCATTGTTTGTGATGAGCCAGTTTCAGCTTTGGATGTTTCTATTCAGGCACAGGTTTTAAACTTGATGGCCGATTTGCAGGAAGAATTTAATTTGACATACCTTTTTATTGCCCATGATTTGAGTGTTGTTAAACATATAAGTGATCGTGTAGCGGTAATGTATTTAGGAAGAATTGCGGAGCTGGCACCTAAGCAAGGGCTTTATGAAACACCGCTTCATCCTTATACACAGGCGCTTTTATCAGCAGTTCCGACAACAGATGTGACTAAAAAGAGAGAAAAAATCATTCTGAAGGGTGATCTGCCAAGCCCGTCAAATCCACCGTCAGGCTGCGCATTCCGAACTCGCTGTCCAAAAGCACATGAAAGATGTGCCATTGTGCGCCCGGACTTGACTGAAGTTTCGGAAGGCCATTTCGTTGCATGCCACTTATACAGTAAAGAAGATTGA